One Chloroflexota bacterium DNA window includes the following coding sequences:
- a CDS encoding S9 family peptidase: MQIAPYGSWKSPITSDLIVSESVRLGQLMLDGDDIYWVEIRPQEKGRYVIVRRTPDGVAADVNPTPFNARTRVHEYGGGAYLVADGVVYFSNFADQRLYRQQPGSPPEALTPEKEWRYADAILDRGRNRLICIREDHTDPSREAVNTVVAVSLETGESTVLASGNNFYSSPRLSPDGNRLAWLTWNHPNMPWDGTELWVGELDSRGAVTAPLQVAGGPAESIFQPEWSPSGVLHFVSDRTGWWNLYRLKNDQVEALCPMEAEFGGPQWVFGLSLYAFAGGAIVCAYEKNGNSHLASLDPGTLKLEPIELPYTEILRVKAGNGFVVLGVESPTEPGALVWLDLATNRIEVLRRSSNLTIDPGYLSIPQAIEFPTENGLTAHAIFYPPTNRDFNAPEGEKPPLLVMSHGGPTGATSTAFNLGVQYWTSRGIAVVDVNYGGSTGYGRQYRQRLNEQWGVVDMNDCANAALYLAEQGLADRNKLAITGGSAGGYTTLCALTFRDEFKAGASHYGVSDLEALATDTHKFESRYLDSMIGPYPARRDLYIERSPIHHTYKLSCALILFQGLEDKVVPPSQSQKMFEAARAKELPVAYVAFEGEQHGFRQAANIKRALDGELYFYSKVFGFELAEAVEPVEIENL, encoded by the coding sequence ATGCAAATCGCGCCTTACGGCTCATGGAAATCGCCTATCACCTCGGACTTGATTGTGTCGGAAAGCGTCAGGCTTGGGCAACTGATGCTGGACGGCGATGACATTTACTGGGTTGAGATTCGACCACAAGAGAAAGGGCGATACGTGATCGTGCGGCGGACGCCGGACGGGGTCGCCGCCGATGTGAACCCGACCCCGTTCAACGCCCGCACCCGGGTTCACGAATACGGCGGCGGCGCTTACCTTGTAGCCGATGGCGTCGTGTACTTCTCCAACTTCGCCGATCAACGGTTGTATCGGCAGCAACCCGGTTCCCCGCCAGAGGCGCTCACCCCTGAAAAAGAGTGGCGCTATGCCGACGCGATCCTGGATCGCGGACGCAACCGCCTGATCTGCATCCGTGAAGATCACACTGATCCGAGTCGCGAAGCGGTGAACACGGTAGTGGCCGTCTCACTGGAGACGGGCGAGTCAACCGTGCTGGCCTCGGGCAACAATTTTTATTCGTCGCCCCGCCTCAGCCCGGACGGCAACCGCCTGGCCTGGCTGACGTGGAACCATCCGAACATGCCCTGGGATGGCACGGAGCTGTGGGTGGGTGAGTTGGACAGTAGGGGCGCGGTCACCGCGCCCCTACAAGTGGCGGGCGGCCCGGCAGAATCCATCTTTCAGCCGGAGTGGTCGCCAAGCGGCGTCTTGCACTTCGTCTCGGATCGCACCGGCTGGTGGAATCTGTATCGGCTGAAGAATGATCAGGTTGAAGCCTTGTGCCCGATGGAGGCCGAGTTCGGCGGGCCGCAGTGGGTGTTCGGCCTGTCGCTGTATGCGTTTGCGGGCGGGGCGATTGTGTGCGCTTACGAGAAGAACGGCAACTCGCATCTGGCGAGTTTGGATCCGGGCACGCTGAAGCTGGAGCCGATTGAATTGCCGTACACTGAAATTTTGCGCGTGAAGGCCGGGAACGGATTTGTGGTGTTGGGAGTCGAGTCGCCGACCGAGCCTGGCGCCCTGGTGTGGCTCGACCTGGCCACGAATCGGATCGAAGTTCTGCGCCGCTCAAGCAACCTGACGATTGATCCTGGCTATCTGTCAATTCCGCAAGCGATTGAGTTCCCGACCGAGAACGGCCTGACGGCGCACGCGATCTTTTATCCGCCGACGAACCGGGACTTCAACGCGCCTGAGGGCGAGAAGCCGCCTCTGCTGGTGATGAGTCATGGCGGCCCGACGGGAGCCACCTCGACAGCCTTCAATCTTGGAGTTCAATATTGGACGAGTCGCGGCATCGCAGTGGTTGACGTGAACTACGGCGGTAGCACGGGCTATGGCCGCCAGTACCGCCAGCGCCTCAACGAGCAGTGGGGCGTGGTGGATATGAACGACTGCGCCAACGCGGCGCTGTATCTTGCGGAACAGGGATTGGCAGATCGAAACAAGTTGGCCATCACCGGGGGAAGCGCCGGTGGTTATACAACCCTGTGCGCCCTCACCTTCCGCGACGAGTTCAAGGCCGGGGCCAGCCACTACGGCGTCAGCGATCTCGAAGCGTTGGCGACGGACACCCACAAATTTGAGTCGCGCTACCTCGACAGCATGATTGGGCCGTATCCGGCGCGGCGCGACCTGTACATTGAACGCTCGCCGATCCATCATACCTACAAGCTGTCCTGCGCCCTGATTCTGTTTCAGGGGTTGGAAGACAAGGTCGTGCCGCCGAGCCAGTCGCAGAAGATGTTTGAGGCGGCGCGGGCCAAAGAACTGCCGGTGGCCTACGTGGCCTTCGAGGGCGAGCAACACGGTTTCAGGCAGGCGGCCAACATCAAGCGCGCCCTGGACGGCGAGTTGTACTTCTACTCAAAGGTGTTCGGGTTTGAGTTGGCGGAGGCGGTGGAGCCTGTTGAAATCGAGAATCTGTGA
- a CDS encoding SUMF1/EgtB/PvdO family nonheme iron enzyme, protein MPRKFALIIGNSQYDDANLSQLTAPAADVRALDELLRAPEIGGFDAVQTLANRPFAEVHPAIADFFADKKPDDLLLLYFSGHGLLDPQGRLYLAVKNSRNDRLSGSAIPSLFLKDEMDNSRAKRQVLILDCCQSGAFGQGAKGAPGVQAITDATFEGRGRVVLTATDKTQPAWEGNRIIGGVETSIFTHFIVEGLKTGAAADEGGRITPTRLYDYVFPKVVEVVPTQKPRLIVYDREGGDIVIARSPRAPKSAQLPPELQQAVDSGFAGIRAGAVEELGRLLKGSDPALAQAARQALEQMLNDDSRQVTKAVAQALGKASASASPAYSPKEKATVAPPSPKSSPDLLTLERPFPLELIRIPAGEFLMGSDSTKDPDAQPDEQPQHRVYISEFYIGKYPVTNAQYAVFVRVSKCRPPEHWEKGVIPSGMENHPVVEVSWNDAVAFCEWLSKETGTPFRLPTEAEWEKAARGADGRIYPWGNEWDQARLNSSEGGPGTTTPVGAYSPQGDSPYSVVDMSGNVCEWTNSLWGRNLEEPDYKYPYNPKDGRENLKAPEDIWRVLRGGSWDFDRWDCLAAVRGCGIPVVSLYNIGFRLALSPVSRT, encoded by the coding sequence ATGCCCCGCAAGTTCGCCCTGATCATCGGCAACAGCCAATACGACGACGCGAATCTGTCGCAACTCACTGCGCCCGCCGCCGACGTGCGCGCGCTGGATGAACTCTTGCGCGCCCCGGAGATTGGCGGCTTTGACGCAGTGCAAACGCTGGCCAACCGCCCGTTTGCCGAAGTGCATCCGGCCATCGCCGATTTCTTCGCCGACAAGAAGCCGGATGATTTGCTGTTGCTGTATTTTTCCGGCCACGGCCTGCTCGACCCTCAGGGCCGTTTGTATCTGGCGGTGAAGAACAGCCGGAATGATCGCTTGAGCGGCTCGGCCATTCCCTCTCTCTTTCTCAAAGACGAAATGGACAACAGCCGGGCGAAGCGGCAGGTGTTGATTTTGGACTGTTGCCAGAGCGGCGCGTTTGGGCAAGGCGCAAAAGGCGCGCCCGGCGTGCAAGCGATTACGGACGCCACCTTTGAAGGGCGGGGGCGGGTGGTGCTCACCGCCACCGACAAGACCCAGCCGGCCTGGGAGGGCAACCGGATCATTGGCGGCGTGGAAACTTCGATCTTCACCCATTTCATCGTCGAAGGGTTGAAAACCGGCGCGGCGGCGGACGAAGGCGGGCGAATCACGCCGACCCGGTTGTACGACTACGTCTTCCCAAAAGTTGTGGAGGTAGTGCCGACTCAAAAGCCGCGCCTGATTGTTTATGACCGAGAAGGGGGTGATATTGTGATTGCCCGCAGTCCGCGCGCGCCAAAATCTGCCCAACTGCCGCCTGAACTGCAACAGGCGGTTGACAGCGGTTTCGCCGGAATTCGAGCGGGCGCGGTTGAAGAATTGGGCCGATTGTTGAAAGGCAGTGACCCGGCGCTGGCGCAAGCGGCGCGGCAAGCCCTCGAACAAATGTTGAATGACGACAGCCGCCAGGTGACCAAAGCTGTAGCTCAGGCTTTGGGCAAAGCCAGCGCCTCAGCCTCTCCTGCTTACAGCCCGAAAGAGAAGGCGACGGTTGCGCCGCCCTCGCCCAAATCTTCGCCTGACCTTCTCACCCTCGAACGCCCCTTCCCCCTCGAACTCATCCGCATTCCGGCGGGGGAGTTTTTGATGGGGAGTGATTCAACAAAGGACCCAGACGCGCAACCAGACGAACAACCACAACATCGTGTATATATCTCTGAGTTTTACATTGGCAAGTATCCGGTGACAAACGCTCAGTACGCTGTTTTTGTCAGGGTATCAAAGTGTCGCCCGCCAGAACACTGGGAAAAAGGCGTTATTCCTTCCGGCATGGAAAATCATCCAGTCGTTGAGGTCTCATGGAACGATGCCGTTGCCTTTTGCGAGTGGTTGAGCAAAGAAACTGGCACGCCGTTTCGCTTGCCTACTGAGGCCGAGTGGGAGAAGGCGGCGCGAGGCGCGGATGGGCGAATTTATCCGTGGGGCAATGAGTGGGATCAAGCGAGGCTGAACAGCAGTGAAGGCGGGCCGGGAACGACGACGCCAGTCGGCGCATATTCGCCGCAGGGTGACAGCCCTTATAGCGTGGTTGACATGAGCGGCAATGTTTGTGAATGGACGAATAGTTTGTGGGGAAGGAATTTGGAGGAGCCCGATTACAAGTACCCTTACAACCCGAAAGATGGACGCGAAAATTTGAAAGCGCCGGAGGATATTTGGCGGGTGCTGCGTGGCGGGTCGTGGGACTTCGATCGTTGGGATTGCCTCGCCGCGGTTCGGGGCTGTGGCATCCCGGTGGTCTCCCTCTACAATATTGGCTTTCGCCTGGCGCTTTCTCCCGTTTCGCGCACTTGA
- a CDS encoding class I SAM-dependent methyltransferase, which translates to MLSTPLSSLLWLAVILSLIAFFSTLLPFFTGAHWVPTPASTVRRMLRLANVQPGETVYDLGSGDGRVLIIAAREFGARAVGVEIDPLKYLWTRAMIALLGLGDRVTVRRANFFDVALGEADVITLYLLPKANARLLPKFERELRPGARVAAHAFFLPEWPVMAEEKNVRVYRLPTFDNSPRRHQDSKVHQVSSS; encoded by the coding sequence ATGCTCTCCACTCCTCTCTCTTCTCTCCTCTGGCTTGCCGTCATTCTCTCCCTCATCGCCTTCTTCTCCACCCTCCTCCCCTTCTTCACCGGCGCGCATTGGGTGCCCACGCCGGCCAGCACCGTGCGGCGGATGCTCAGGTTGGCGAACGTTCAGCCGGGCGAGACGGTTTACGATTTGGGGTCGGGCGACGGGCGGGTGCTGATCATCGCCGCGCGCGAGTTCGGGGCGCGGGCGGTGGGCGTGGAAATTGACCCGCTCAAGTATCTGTGGACGCGGGCGATGATTGCTTTGCTTGGGCTGGGCGACCGGGTGACGGTTCGTCGCGCCAACTTCTTCGACGTGGCGCTGGGTGAAGCCGACGTGATCACCCTCTACCTTTTGCCAAAGGCCAACGCCCGCCTTCTGCCCAAGTTCGAGCGCGAGTTGAGGCCGGGGGCGCGGGTGGCGGCTCATGCTTTCTTTTTGCCGGAGTGGCCGGTGATGGCCGAAGAGAAAAACGTGCGGGTGTACCGCCTGCCAACTTTCGACAATTCACCACGAAGACACCAAGACTCAAAGGTACACCAAGTTTCTTCTTCGTGA
- a CDS encoding DUF2892 domain-containing protein has protein sequence MQNLLNTASWDRIVRVMLGIAMMIVGFTGIVPGVWGTVVGVVGLVPLITGLVGFCPLYFVFKFRTLKKHLTGTK, from the coding sequence ATGCAAAACTTACTCAATACTGCCAGTTGGGATCGGATCGTGAGAGTGATGCTCGGCATCGCCATGATGATCGTCGGCTTCACCGGAATCGTGCCCGGCGTGTGGGGAACCGTCGTGGGTGTGGTTGGCCTGGTTCCGCTCATCACCGGCCTCGTCGGCTTCTGCCCGCTGTACTTCGTCTTCAAATTCCGCACCTTGAAGAAGCATTTGACCGGTACGAAATAA
- a CDS encoding zf-HC2 domain-containing protein: MLTETCEKLIDGLSAYLDGEVPPELRAEIEDHLATCENCRAVVDTTRKMLLLYHGLPNSGLPAQARERLYKSLDLSEYLKPPEGL; this comes from the coding sequence ATGCTGACCGAAACTTGCGAGAAACTGATTGACGGCCTCTCGGCTTACCTCGACGGCGAAGTGCCGCCCGAACTGCGGGCCGAGATCGAAGATCACCTGGCGACCTGCGAGAACTGCCGGGCGGTGGTGGACACCACCCGCAAGATGCTGTTGCTCTATCACGGCCTGCCCAACTCCGGCCTGCCTGCTCAGGCCCGCGAGCGGCTCTACAAGTCGCTCGACTTGAGCGAGTACCTAAAACCTCCCGAAGGTTTATAA
- a CDS encoding sigma-70 family RNA polymerase sigma factor has product MTDPDSDRALLARIRAGDKSACAECIEIHSPGLYRVALRVLGDEAEAEDALQETFLSAFKAIASFDGRSGLNTWLYRIVYNAALMRVRKQRPTVSVDEPMLDDDGAEMPRQLFDWCCLPEPDFDSKETRTQLDRAIGELPEKLKAVFVMRELEGLSTEETAQALDVSLEVVKTRLHRARLWLRERLSAYFVELAREHSVEG; this is encoded by the coding sequence ATGACTGACCCGGACTCTGATCGCGCCTTGCTGGCCCGCATTCGCGCCGGCGACAAATCGGCCTGCGCCGAGTGCATTGAGATTCACTCGCCCGGCCTCTATCGCGTGGCCCTGCGCGTGCTGGGCGACGAGGCTGAAGCCGAAGACGCTTTGCAGGAAACCTTCCTCAGCGCCTTCAAAGCCATCGCCTCATTCGATGGCCGCTCCGGCCTGAACACCTGGCTCTATCGCATCGTCTACAATGCGGCTCTGATGCGCGTGCGAAAGCAACGGCCCACAGTTTCGGTGGATGAGCCGATGCTGGACGACGACGGCGCTGAGATGCCCCGCCAGTTGTTCGACTGGTGTTGCCTGCCGGAGCCGGACTTCGACAGCAAAGAGACTCGCACCCAGCTTGACCGGGCCATTGGCGAACTGCCGGAGAAACTCAAGGCCGTGTTTGTGATGCGCGAACTGGAAGGGCTTTCGACGGAAGAAACGGCCCAGGCGTTGGATGTGTCACTGGAGGTGGTGAAGACTCGCCTGCATCGCGCCCGGCTGTGGCTGAGAGAACGGCTTTCGGCTTACTTCGTCGAACTGGCGCGCGAGCATAGCGTGGAAGGTTGA
- a CDS encoding citrate synthase — protein sequence MPADTLTITDNRTGKTYDLPITNGAIKAMDLRQIKTGADDFGLMAYDPAFMNTASTKSAITYLDGDKGILRYRGYPIEQLAEKSTYLETAYLIYHGELPSKAQLDEWTYQITHHTFLHENLKHLMETFRYDAHPMGMFISTVAALSTFYPEANRVRDPDTRLKQVYRLIGKVPTIAAFSYRHGRGLPYVYPDNDLSYPGNFLSMLDKMAQAKYQPDPVKERALDVLFILHADHEQNCGTNAMRAIGSSLVDPYSAMAGAAAALYGPLHGGANEEVLKMLTEIGHVKNIPAFVEKVKKGDGRLMGFGHRVYKNYDPRAKIIKRTADEVFKVTGVNPMLEIALELESIALQDDYFISRKLYPNVDFYSGIIYQALGFPVSFFPVLFAIPRTVGWLTQWVELLNDPDQKIARPRQIYLGHDTRDYVAMEKRA from the coding sequence ATGCCCGCCGACACGCTAACCATCACCGACAACCGAACCGGCAAGACCTACGATCTCCCGATCACCAACGGCGCCATCAAAGCAATGGACTTGCGCCAGATCAAAACCGGGGCCGACGACTTCGGCCTCATGGCCTACGACCCGGCCTTCATGAACACCGCCAGCACCAAGAGCGCCATCACCTACCTCGACGGCGACAAAGGCATCCTGCGCTATCGCGGCTATCCCATCGAGCAATTGGCCGAGAAGAGCACCTATCTCGAAACGGCTTACCTCATCTATCACGGCGAACTACCCAGCAAAGCCCAACTCGACGAGTGGACGTACCAGATCACCCACCACACCTTCCTGCACGAGAACCTCAAGCACCTGATGGAAACGTTCCGCTACGACGCCCACCCGATGGGCATGTTCATCAGCACCGTCGCCGCCCTCTCCACGTTCTACCCTGAGGCGAACCGGGTGCGTGACCCCGACACGCGGCTGAAGCAGGTCTATCGTCTGATCGGCAAAGTGCCGACGATTGCCGCCTTCTCCTACCGGCATGGCCGGGGCCTGCCCTACGTTTACCCGGACAACGACCTGTCGTACCCTGGCAACTTCCTGAGCATGTTGGATAAGATGGCGCAGGCGAAATATCAGCCCGACCCGGTGAAGGAGCGCGCCCTGGACGTGCTCTTCATCCTCCACGCCGACCACGAGCAGAACTGCGGCACCAACGCCATGCGGGCCATCGGCTCGTCGCTGGTGGATCCATACTCGGCCATGGCCGGGGCGGCGGCGGCGCTCTACGGCCCGCTTCACGGCGGCGCGAACGAAGAAGTGCTCAAGATGCTGACCGAGATCGGCCACGTCAAAAACATCCCGGCCTTCGTAGAGAAGGTGAAGAAAGGGGATGGCCGACTCATGGGCTTCGGCCACCGGGTGTACAAGAACTATGACCCGCGAGCCAAGATTATCAAGCGCACCGCCGACGAGGTCTTCAAAGTCACCGGCGTCAACCCCATGCTCGAAATCGCCCTGGAGTTGGAAAGCATTGCTCTGCAGGATGATTACTTCATCTCACGCAAGCTCTATCCAAATGTGGATTTCTATTCGGGCATCATCTATCAGGCTCTGGGCTTTCCGGTGTCGTTCTTCCCGGTGCTGTTCGCCATTCCGCGCACGGTGGGCTGGCTGACGCAGTGGGTGGAACTGCTCAACGACCCCGACCAGAAGATTGCCCGCCCGCGCCAGATTTACCTCGGCCACGACACGCGCGATTACGTGGCGATGGAAAAACGGGCGTAA
- a CDS encoding guanylate cyclase: protein MAQNFPRNVFGFIAGVGADPKDSDDLRTRKVLLVYMILAGMILLVLWASLYLVFGELPAALTLFAHAAAMLVSLFLYSRRRISYYVLRISQRLLALIVPFVLTISLGGFANSSIFIVWALIAPLGTALFGEPLEKFLRWSAVYLLLVFLVGVLQPFLSPVIHLPPALVMTLFALNVGGASALVLAMIYYFVSQRNLAFQLLRDEQEKAENLLLNILPREIAAILKSENHIIAEQFSGASVLFADVVGFTPMSAKMTPVAIVELLDEIFSHFDSLVEKYHLEKIKTIGDCYMAAAGVPRPQPDHARLLACAALDMRDYVTGREFNGHSLSLRIGLNSGPVVAGVIGRKKFIYDLWGDAVNTASRMETQAAVGVIQITRNTYDLIKDDFVCEPRGLLSVKGKGDMEVWHVIEMKHDSPSEIGVGSASLFLVCPEPDGGTEN from the coding sequence ATGGCCCAAAACTTTCCGCGCAACGTTTTCGGATTCATCGCCGGTGTCGGCGCTGATCCGAAAGATAGTGACGATCTCCGGACGCGGAAGGTGTTGTTGGTCTACATGATATTGGCCGGGATGATTCTGCTCGTCCTCTGGGCCAGCCTCTACCTGGTTTTTGGAGAATTGCCAGCCGCGCTCACCCTTTTCGCCCACGCCGCCGCCATGCTCGTTAGCCTATTCCTCTACAGCCGGCGGCGCATCAGCTATTACGTGCTTCGCATCTCCCAACGCCTGCTGGCGCTGATCGTGCCGTTTGTGCTGACGATCAGCCTGGGCGGCTTCGCCAATTCCAGCATCTTCATCGTCTGGGCGCTGATCGCGCCGTTGGGAACCGCCCTCTTTGGCGAGCCATTGGAAAAATTTCTGCGCTGGTCAGCCGTCTATCTCCTCCTGGTCTTCCTCGTCGGCGTTCTCCAGCCCTTCTTATCCCCGGTCATTCACTTGCCGCCGGCGCTGGTGATGACTCTCTTCGCTTTGAATGTCGGCGGCGCTTCGGCCCTGGTGCTGGCGATGATTTACTATTTTGTCAGCCAGCGCAACCTGGCCTTCCAGCTTTTGCGCGACGAGCAGGAGAAAGCCGAAAATCTCCTGCTCAACATCCTGCCCCGGGAGATCGCTGCCATTCTGAAAAGCGAGAATCACATCATCGCCGAGCAGTTCAGCGGGGCCAGCGTGTTATTTGCCGACGTGGTCGGCTTTACGCCCATGTCGGCTAAAATGACGCCGGTGGCGATTGTCGAACTGCTCGACGAAATCTTCTCTCACTTTGATTCTCTGGTGGAGAAATACCATCTGGAGAAAATCAAAACGATCGGCGATTGCTACATGGCCGCCGCCGGGGTGCCGCGCCCTCAGCCGGATCATGCGCGATTGCTGGCTTGCGCGGCGCTGGACATGCGCGACTACGTGACCGGCCGCGAGTTCAACGGCCACAGTCTCTCCTTGCGCATCGGCCTCAACTCTGGGCCGGTCGTGGCCGGCGTGATCGGGCGCAAGAAGTTCATCTACGATCTATGGGGCGATGCCGTGAACACGGCCAGCCGGATGGAGACCCAGGCCGCCGTCGGCGTGATCCAGATCACCCGCAACACGTATGATCTCATCAAAGACGACTTCGTCTGCGAGCCACGCGGCCTGCTGAGCGTGAAGGGCAAGGGCGACATGGAGGTGTGGCATGTAATAGAAATGAAGCACGATTCGCCGAGCGAGATCGGCGTGGGTAGTGCCAGCCTGTTTCTGGTTTGCCCTGAGCCTGATGGCGGAACTGAGAACTGA